In Lentilitoribacter sp. Alg239-R112, the following proteins share a genomic window:
- a CDS encoding Gfo/Idh/MocA family oxidoreductase, whose translation MIDRKPIRVLAVGLGNMGKSHALAYHNDPDFEIVGLVNRSKVDLPEDLHGYTVHHSYEVALAEFKPELVSINTYSDTHADYSIMAMEAGAHVFVEKPIATTVADAKRVADTAKRLKKKLVVGYILRHHPSWITLIEKARDLGGPYVFRLNLNQQSSGPTWQTHKSLMKTTSPIVDCGVHYVDVMCQITDAKPVKVHGMGLRMSDEISPDMYNYGHFQVIFEDKSVGWYEAGWGPMMSETAFFVKDIISPNGSVSIVVPEGTKSDDVDAHTKTSLIRIHSAEIDASGEFKKLDENLSMADEPGHDELCAREQEYMARVIYEDLDTHRHVDDAVQSLSICLAADESIRTGVEIEL comes from the coding sequence ATGATAGACCGAAAACCCATTCGGGTTCTGGCTGTTGGTCTCGGAAATATGGGAAAAAGCCATGCTTTGGCTTATCACAACGATCCTGATTTCGAAATTGTTGGTCTTGTAAATCGTTCGAAAGTAGATTTGCCTGAGGATTTGCACGGCTACACAGTCCATCATTCATATGAAGTTGCGCTTGCGGAATTTAAACCTGAACTTGTGTCAATCAATACATATTCTGATACGCATGCAGACTACTCCATAATGGCGATGGAAGCAGGTGCGCATGTATTTGTGGAAAAACCTATTGCGACAACAGTTGCAGATGCAAAGCGTGTTGCAGACACTGCAAAACGTTTGAAGAAAAAGCTTGTTGTTGGTTACATCTTACGGCATCATCCTTCCTGGATCACGCTGATCGAAAAGGCGCGGGATCTGGGAGGGCCGTACGTTTTTCGCTTGAACTTGAATCAACAATCTTCAGGCCCAACTTGGCAAACACATAAAAGCCTTATGAAGACGACATCGCCCATTGTGGACTGTGGCGTTCATTATGTTGACGTTATGTGTCAGATTACCGATGCAAAACCTGTGAAAGTGCACGGTATGGGCTTGCGGATGAGCGATGAAATAAGTCCGGATATGTATAATTATGGTCACTTTCAAGTGATTTTTGAAGACAAATCTGTCGGGTGGTATGAAGCCGGTTGGGGGCCGATGATGTCAGAAACAGCATTCTTTGTGAAAGATATCATATCTCCAAATGGGAGCGTATCCATTGTGGTGCCTGAGGGTACAAAATCTGATGATGTTGATGCACACACAAAAACATCATTGATCCGTATTCACAGCGCAGAAATTGATGCTTCGGGTGAGTTTAAAAAACTCGATGAAAATTTGTCGATGGCAGATGAACCGGGGCATGATGAACTTTGTGCACGTGAACAGGAATATATGGCGCGGGTTATATATGAAGACTTGGACACTCATCGTCATGTTGATGATGCTGTTCAATCTCTCAGCATTTGCCTTGCGGCAGATGAAAGTATTCGCACTGGCGTTGAAATAGAACTTTAA